Proteins from a genomic interval of Rosa chinensis cultivar Old Blush chromosome 2, RchiOBHm-V2, whole genome shotgun sequence:
- the LOC112186453 gene encoding pre-mRNA-processing-splicing factor 8A isoform X1 yields MWYNAEISPPGTGNTSIPSAVAQPCLPSPADLEEKGRRWQQLSSGKWSNPHGERRAVGSQKQDMPPEHVRKIVKEHGDMSSKKYRHDKRVYLGALKFVPHAVYKLLENMPMPWEQVRNVKVLYHITGAVTFVNETPWVVEPIYMAQWATMWIMMRREKRDRRHFKRMRFPPFDDEEPVLDYADNLLDVEPLEPIQLELDAEEDSAVYDWFYDHKPLVKTKLINGPTYRKWQLSLPIMEALYRLSGQVISDLTDRNYFYLFDKESFLTAKALNMCIPGGPKFEPLFRDMVQGEEDWNEFNDINKLIIRSPLRSEYKIAFPNLYNNRPRKVKLSVYHTPLVMHIKTEDPDLPAFYYDPLLNPIPGTNRSSYDNSGEDGDFVLPEGVEPLLSHTQLYTDTTAAGISLYFAPRPFNLRSGRTRRAEDIPLVSEWFKEHCPRSYPVKVRVSYQKLLKSFVLNELHRRPPKAQKKKSLFRSLQATKFFQTTELDWVEAGLQLCRQGHNMLNLLIHRKGLNYLHLDYNFNLKPVKTLTTKERKKSRFGNPFHLLREILRLTKLVVDAQVQFRLGNIDAFQLADGLQYTFSHVGQLTGMYRYKYRLMRQIRMSKDLKHLIYYRFNTGPVGKGPGCGFWAPMWRMWLSFLRGMVPLLEQWLGNLLARQFEGRHSVAKTVTKQRVESNFDLEFRADVLKDILDAMPVGMKQNKAKTIMQHLSEAWRCWKANIPWKVPGMPAPVENIILRYVKSKADWWTHGAHYNRERIRRGATVDKTVCRKNLGRLTRLWLKGEQERQHNYLKDGPYISPEEAVAIYSTTVHWLESRNFQHIPFPPLLYKHDTKLLILALERLKESYTAAVKLNQHQREELGLIEQAYDNPHEALIRIKRHLISQRAFKDVSIEFMDLYSHHIPVFEIDPLEKITDAYLDQYLWYEADKRQLFPNWIKPADSEPPPLLVYKWCQGINNLESIWDTSEGECVVMLQTKLERLSEKIDLTLLNRLLRLVLDHNIADYITAKNNVVLSYKDMSHTNSYGLIRGLQPASFVVQYYGLVLDLMLLGLTRANEIAGPQQKPNEFMTYGATKVETCHPIRLYARYIDRVHILFRFTQEEARDLIQRYLTEHPDPNNENMVGYNNKKCWARDARMRLLKHDINLGRSVFWNVKNRLPRSITTLEWEDSFVSVYSKDNPNLLFSMCGFEVRILPKIRMSTKEHQRDGVWNLQNEQTKERTAVAFLRVEDEYMKAFENRVRQILMSSGSTTFTKVINKWNTALIGLMTYFREAVVHTAELLDLLVKCENKIQTRIKIGLNSKMPSRFPPVIFYTPKEIGGLGMLSMGHILIPQSDLRYSRQTEIGVTHFRSGMSHEEEQMIPNLYRYIQPWESEFIDSQRVWAEYALKRQEAMEQNRRLTLEDLEDSWDRGIPRINTLFQKDRHTLAYDKGWRVRTDFKQYQILKQNPFWWTHQRHDGKLWNLNNYRTDVIQALGGVDGILEHTLFKGTYFPTWEGLFWEKASGFEESMKYKKLTNAQRSGLNQIPNRRFTLWWSPTINRANVYVGFQVQLDLTGIFMHGKIPTLKISLIQIFRAHLWQKIHESVVMDLCQVLDQELDALEIETVQKETIHPRKSYKLNSSCADILLFSAHKWQMSKPSLVAEPKDEYDKKTNNKYWIDVQLRWGDYDSHDIERYTRAKFMDYTTDNMSIYPSPMGVMIGIDLAYNVHSAFGNWFPGSKPLIQQAMNKIMKSNPALYVLRERIRKGLQLYSSEPTEPYLSSQNYGELFSNQIKWFVDDTNVYRVTMHKTFDGNLVTKPINGAIFMFNPGTGQLFLKVIHTSVWAGQKRLGQLAKWKTAEEVAALVRSLPVEEQPKQIIVTRKGMLDPLEVHLLDFPNIVIKGSELQLPFQVCLKIEKLNDLVLKATEPQMVLFNVYDDWLKSVSSYTAFSRLILILRALHVNRDKASMLLKPDRTVISEPHHIWPSLSDEQWMKVERALTDLILSDYAKKNNVNTSALTQSEIRDIILGAEITPPSQQRQEIADIEKQAKGVSQLTAVTMRTTNVHGDELISTTTSQYEQAAFRSKTDWRVRAISATNLHLRVNHIYVSSEDTKETGYTYIMPMNILKKFICVADLRTQVAGYLYGISPPDNPQIKEIRCIVMPPQRGTHQQVHLPSALPEHDFLNYLEPLGWMHTQPNELPQLSPQDLTTHANMLENGKQWDREKCIIMTCAFTPGSCSLTAYKLTPSGYEWGCCSNKNSGRNNNPLDGYLPTHYEKVQMLLSDRFLGVYMVPDNCPWNFNFMGVRHACDMKYGIKLGPPKEYYHEEHRPTHFMEFSELDKDDPMELDRDYAYA; encoded by the coding sequence ATGTGGTACAACGCCGAAATTTCACCGCCGGGGACGGGAAATACCTCGATTCCATCGGCGGTGGCTCAACCCTGTCTTCCGTCACCGGCCGATCTTGAAGAGAAAGGCCGCAGATGGCAGCAGCTTTCCTCCGGCAAGTGGTCCAATCCCCACGGCGAACGGCGCGCCGTCGGTTCGCAAAAACAGGACATGCCTCCGGAGCATGTGAGGAAGATCGTGAAAGAGCACGGCGACATGTCGTCGAAGAAGTACCGGCACGACAAGCGGGTCTACCTGGGAGCTCTGAAGTTCGTTCCTCACGCCGTGTACAAGCTTCTCGAGAATATGCCGATGCCGTGGGAGCAGGTCCGTAATGTGAAGGTGTTGTACCATATTACCGGCGCAGTTACCTTCGTCAACGAGACCCCCTGGGTTGTGGAGCCGATCTACATGGCTCAATGGGCCACAATGTGGATCATGATGAGGAGGGAGAAGAGGGATCGCCGGCATTTCAAGAGGATGAGGTTTCCGCCGTTCGATGATGAGGAGCCTGTGTTGGATTATGCTGATAACTTGTTGGATGTTGAGCCTCTTGAGCCGATTCAGCTCGAGCTTGATGCCGAAGAGGATTCGGCTGTGTATGACTGGTTTTATGACCATAAACCTCTTGTGAAGACAAAGCTGATCAACGGCCCCACCTACCGGAAGTGGCAGCTCTCCCTGCCGATTATGGAAGCCCTTTACCGGCTTTCAGGACAGGTAATTTCCGATTTGACTGATCGGAACtatttctatttgtttgataAGGAGTCGTTTCTGACAGCCAAGGCATTGAATATGTGTATACCAGGTGGGCCGAAGTTTGAGCCATTGTTTAGGGATATGGTGCAAGGGGAGGAGGATTGGAATGAGTTTAATGACATAAACAAGCTCATTATTCGGTCTCCGCTGAGATCAGAGTACAAAATTGCATTCCCTAATCTTTACAACAACAGGCCAAGGAAGGTAAAGCTCTCTGTTTATCACACACCACTGGTTATGCATATTAAAACTGAGGATCCTGACCTGCCTGCATTTTATTATGATCCATTGCTAAACCCAATACCGGGCACCAACAGGAGTAGTTATGATAATAGTGGGGAAGATGGTGATTTTGTTTTGCCTGAAGGGGTGGAGCCTCTTTTGAGTCATACTCAGCTTTATACTGACACTACTGCTGCTGGGATTTCCCTGTATTTTGCCCCACGCCCTTTTAACTTGAGGTCTGGTCGGACTCGTCGTGCAGAGGATATACCTCTTGTGTCAGAGTGGTTTAAGGAGCATTGTCCTCGGTCATATCCTGTTAAGGTTCGAGTCAGCTATCAGAAGTTGTTGAAATCGTTTGTGTTGAATGAGCTGCATCGTAGGCCTCCCAAGgcacaaaagaagaagagcttGTTTCGGTCTCTTCAGGCTACCAAGTTTTTCCAAACTACTGAGCTTGATTGGGTTGAAGCGGGTCTTCAACTCTGTAGGCAGGGTCATAACATGCTAAATCTGCTGATACATAGGAAAGGTCTGAACTATCTTCACCTTGATTATAATTTTAATCTCAAGCCTGTGAAAACCCTGACAACAAAAGAGCGTAAGAAATCTCGGTTTGGTAATCCTTTTCATCTGTTGCGTGAAATCTTGCGGTTAACAAAGCTTGTAGTTGATGCCCAGGTCCAGTTCCGTTTGGGTAATATTGATGCCTTTCAATTGGCTGATGGTCTGCAGTACACATTTTCTCATGTTGGTCAGTTAACTGGAATGTACCGTTACAAGTATAGGTTGATGCGGCAGATTAGAATGAGCAAAGATTTGAAGCACTTGATTTACTACCGTTTCAATACTGGGCCGGTCGGGAAAGGGCCGGGATGTGGATTCTGGGCACCAATGTGGAGGATGTGGTTGTCCTTCCTTCGTGGCATGGTCCCTCTTCTGGAACAGTGGTTGGGAAATTTACTTGCTAGACAATTTGAAGGACGCCATTCTGTGGCAAAGACAGTAACTAAGCAGCGTGTTGAAAGCAATTTCGACTTGGAGTTTCGAGCAGATGTCTTGAAAGATATTCTGGATGCCATGCCAGTGGGCATGAAGCAAAATAAGGCGAAAACAATTATGCAGCATCTCAGTGAGGCATGGCGTTGTTGGAAAGCAAATATTCCTTGGAAGGTTCCTGGTATGCCTGCTCCGGTTGAGAATATAATTCTTCGTTATGTCAAGTCAAAGGCAGATTGGTGGACACATGGTGCTCATTATAACCGTGAACGAATTAGAAGGGGTGCTACAGTGGATAAGACAGTTTGTCGAAAGAATCTTGGAAGATTAACTCGCCTTTGGCTAAAGGGAGAGCAGGAGCGACAGCACAATTATCTCAAAGATGGTCCATATATTTCACCAGAAGAAGCAGTAGCAATTTACTCAACAACAGTGCATTGGTTGGAGTCAAGAAATTTCCAACATATTCCATTTCCCCCGTTGTTGTATAAGCATGATACCAAGCTACTTATCCTTGCTCTGGAGAGGTTGAAGGAATCTTATACTGCGGCGGTAAAATTGAACCAGCATCAAAGAGAGGAGTTGGGTCTCATTGAACAAGCCTATGATAACCCCCATGAGGCATTGATACGGATAAAACGTCACTTGATCTCACAGCGTGCCTTCAAAGACGTGAGCATAGAGTTCATGGATCTGTACAGCCATCATATTCCAGTTTTTGAGATTGACCCTCTTGAGAAGATTACAGATGCATATCTTGATCAATATCTATGGTATGAGGCTGACAAACGTCAGCTCTTCCCGAACTGGATCAAGCCTGCAGACTCAGAGCCACCTCCACTTTTGGTCTATAAATGGTGTCAGGGGATAAACAATTTAGAGAGTATATGGGACACAAGTGAGGGGGAGTGTGTTGTGATGCTTCAGACAAAACTTGAGAGGTTATCTGAGAAGATTGACTTGACATTGCTAAATAGGCTTCTACGTCTTGTTCTTGACCATAACATTGCTGATTATATCACTGCAAAAAACAATGTGGTATTGTCATACAAAGATATGAGTCATACAAATTCATATGGTCTTATACGGGGTCTCCAGCCTGCATCATTTGTTGTACAGTATTATGGGCTTGTTTTGGATCTAATGCTTCTTGGATTGACTCGGGCCAATGAAATTGCAGGTCCACAGCAGAAGCCAAATGAGTTCATGACTTATGGGGCCACAAAGGTTGAGACTTGCCATCCTATCAGGCTGTACGCTCGATACATAGACAGGGTGCATATCTTGTTCCGCTTCACTCAGGAGGAGGCTCGGGACCTCATACAGCGATATCTTACCGAGCATCCAGATCCCAATAATGAAAATATGGTTGGATATAATAATAAGAAGTGCTGGGCAAGAGATGCAAGGATGAGGCTCCTGAAACATGATATCAATCTTGGAAGGAGTGTCTTTTGGAATGTCAAGAACCGTCTCCCTCGAAGCATCACAACTTTGGAATGGGAGGACAGTTTTGTTTCTGTTTACAGCAAGGATAATCCAAATTTGCTTTTCAGCATGTGTGGATTTGAAGTAAGAATACTTCCCAAGATAAGAATGAGTACGAAGGAACACCAAAGAGATGGAGTTTGGAACTTGCAAAATGAACAGACAAAGGAAAGGACTGCTGTTGCTTTTTTACGTGTTGAGGATGAATACATGAAGGCGTTTGAGAATCGTGTAAGGCAGATCCTTATGTCCTCAGGGTCTACAACATTCACAAAAGTTATCAACAAATGGAATACTGCCCTTATTGGTCTTATGACTTACTTCCGTGAAGCAGTTGTACATACAGCGGAGCTGTTAGATTTACTGGTCAAatgtgaaaataaaattcagacCCGCATTAAGATTGGATTGAATTCAAAGATGCCAAGCAGGTTCCCACCTGTCATTTTTTACACGCCAAAAGAAATTGGAGGACTTGGCATGTTATCTATGGGTCACATATTGATTCCACAGAGTGACCTCAGATACTCTCGGCAGACAGAAATTGGTGTGACACACTTTAGGAGTGGAATGAGTCATGAAGAAGAGCAGATGATTCCAAATCTTTACCGTTACATACAACCATGGGAGAGTGAGTTTATAGATTCACAGCGTGTTTGGGCAGAATATGCACTAAAAAGACAGGAAGCTATGGAACAGAATCGGCGTCTTacccttgaagatttggaagaTTCATGGGATAGGGGAATACCACGCATAAATACATTGTTCCAGAAGGATCGACACACTTTAGCATATGACAAAGGGTGGAGAGTTCGCACAGATTTTAAGCAGTACCAGATCTTGAAGCAAAATCCTTTCTGGTGGACACACCAAAGGCATGATGGAAAATTGTGGAATTTGAATAATTATAGAACTGATGTGATCCAAGCTCTTGGAGGAGTTGATGGAATACTTGAGCACACCTTATTCAAAGGAACATACTTCCCTACTTGGGAGGGTCTCTTTTGGGAGAAGGCATCTGGATTTGAGGAATCGATGAAGTATAAAAAGTTGACTAATGCCCAAAGATCTGGCCTCAACCAAATCCCCAATCGTAGGTTTACACTTTGGTGGTCGCCTACCATAAATCGAGCCAATGTATATGTCGGTTTTCAAGTACAGCTGGATCTGACAGGAATCTTTATGCATGGGAAGATCCCAACCTTGAAGATATCGTTGATTCAGATATTCCGTGCACACTTGTGGCAGAAGATTCATGAAAGTGTTGTGATGGACCTTTGTCAGGTTTTGGATCAGGAGTTGGATGCTTTGGAAATTGAGACTGTGCAGAAGGAAACCATACATCCCAGGAAGAGTTACAAACTGAACAGCTCTTGTGCAGACATTCTCCTCTTTTCTGCTCATAAATGGCAAATGTCGAAACCTAGTCTTGTGGCTGAGCCGAAGGATGAGTAtgataaaaaaacaaacaacaagtACTGGATAGACGTGCAGCTCCGTTGGGGGGATTATGATTCTCATGATATTGAACGTTACACCCGGGCAAAGTTTATGGACTATACAACTGATAACATGTCTATCTATCCTTCTCCGATGGGAGTGATGATTGGTATTGATTTAGCCTATAATGTGCATTCTGCATTTGGTAACTGGTTTCCCGGATCAAAACCACTGATTCAACAGGCAATGAACAAGATCATGAAGTCAAATCCGGCTTTATATGTGTTGAGGGAGCGCATAAGGAAAGGATTGCAGTTGTATTCCTCGGAGCCTACAGAGCCATATTTGTCTTCCCAAAACTATGGGGAGCTCTTCAGCAATCAAATTAAATGGTTTGTTGACGATACAAATGTGTATCGTGTTACAATGCACAAGACTTTTGACGGAAATCTTGTTACAAAACCCATCAATGGTGCTATCTTCATGTTCAATCCAGGGACTGGGCAGCTGTTCTTGAAGGTTATCCACACAAGTGTGTGGGCAGGACAGAAGCGACTTGGGCAGTTGGCTAAATGGAAAACTGCGGAAGAAGTTGCTGCTCTTGTGCGTTCTCTACCTGTTGAAGAACAGCCAAAGCAAATTATTGTGACTCGTAAGGGAATGCTCGACCCATTGGAGGTTCATTTACTGGATTTTCCCAACATAGTCATAAAAGGAAGTGAGCTACAGCTTCCTTTTCAGGTTTGCTTGAAAATTGAGAAGTTGAATGATCTGGTACTAAAGGCTACTGAGCCACAGATGGTTCTTTTTAATGTTTACGATGATTGGTTGAAGAGTGTTTCATCATACACTGCATTCTCTCGGCTCATTCTGATTCTTCGGGCACTGCATGTGAACAGAGACAAGGCAAGTATGTTGTTGAAGCCTGACCGAACAGTCATTAGTGAGCCACACCACATTTGGCCTTCTCTTTCTGATGAGCAATGGATGAAGGTTGAGCGTGCTCTAACAGATCTCATTCTGTCAGACTATGCGAAAAAGAATAATGTGAATACTTCAGCCCTCACACAGTCTGAAATTCGTGATATAATACTTGGAGCAGAGATTACTCCACCTTCTCAACAGAGGCAAGAGATAGCAGACATTGAGAAACAGGCTAAAGGAGTTAGTCAGCTGACAGCAGTCACCATGAGGACCACAAACGTGCATGGAGATGAGCTTATTTCCACCACTACGAGTCAATATGAGCAAGCTGCATTCAGGTCCAAAACTGATTGGCGTGTGAGAGCAATATCAGCTACAAATCTACATCTTCGTGTCAACCATATTTATGTGAGTTCAGAAGATACAAAGGAAACAGGCTACACTTACATCATGCCAATGAACATTTTGAAAAAATTTATCTGTGTTGCTGATCTGAGGACACAAGTTGCTGGTTACTTGTATGGTATAAGCCCACCTGACAACCCTCAGATCAAGGAAATTCGCTGCATTGTGATGCCACCACAGCGGGGCACCCACCAGCAAGTTCATCTTCCATCAGCTCTTCCTGAGCATGATTTCCTCAATTATTTGGAACCTCTGGGATGGATGCACACCCAGCCAAATGAGCTACCTCAGCTTTCTCCTCAGGATCTCACCACTCATGCTAACATGTTGGAGAATGGCAAGCAATGGGATAGGGAGAAATGCATTATTATGACCTGCGCTTTTACTCCAGGTTCCTGCTCGTTAACTGCATATAAACTTACTCCTTCTGGTTATGAGTGGGGATGTTGTTCTAACAAGAACAGCGGAAGAAACAATAATCCACTAGATGGATACCTTCCAACTCATTATGAGAAGGTCCAGATGCTTCTCAGTGATCGCTTCCTTGGTGTCTACATGGTTCCTGATAATTGTCCATGGAACTTCAATTTCATGGGAGTGAGGCATGCATGTGACATGAAGTATGGCATCAAGCTTGGACCACCCAAGGAGTACTATCACGAGGAACACCGACCAACCCATTTCATGGAGTTCAGCGAACTAGATAAGGATGACCCGATGGAGTTAGATCGAGATTATGCCTACGCATAG